In Qipengyuania psychrotolerans, one DNA window encodes the following:
- the rplS gene encoding 50S ribosomal protein L19 encodes MNLIQQLEAEAIENLGKDIPKFQAGDTVRVGVKVVEGQRERIQNFEGVVIARSNRGMGSNFTVRKLSFGEGVERVFPLYSPIVDSITVVRRGIVRRAKLYYLRGRTGKRARIAERRDNAPKA; translated from the coding sequence ATGAACCTGATTCAGCAGCTCGAAGCGGAAGCTATCGAGAACCTCGGCAAGGATATTCCCAAGTTCCAGGCTGGCGACACCGTTCGTGTCGGCGTGAAGGTTGTGGAAGGCCAGCGCGAGCGTATCCAGAATTTCGAAGGCGTTGTCATCGCCCGCTCCAACCGCGGCATGGGCAGCAACTTCACCGTCCGTAAGCTTTCGTTCGGCGAAGGTGTGGAACGTGTTTTCCCGCTTTACAGCCCGATCGTGGACAGCATTACCGTGGTTCGCCGCGGTATCGTGCGTCGTGCGAAGCTCTACTATCTGCGTGGCCGTACCGGTAAGCGCGCTCGTATTGCCGAGCGCCGCGACAACGCCCCCAAGGCGTAA
- the trmD gene encoding tRNA (guanosine(37)-N1)-methyltransferase TrmD — protein sequence MTFAATILTLYPEMFPGPLRLSLAGRALEEQKWSIDTIQIRDFATDKHRTVDDTPAGGGAGMVLKADVLGPALDHAIRMQPKAPILVMTPRGKPITQERIREISGGPGVTILCGRFEGFDERIFDAYPQVEEVSLADIVLSGGEPAALAILDACIRLLPGVMGAASSGTEESFEDGLLEYPQYTRPQEWEGRTIPEVLRSGDHAKIAAWRKARSEEDTRLRRPDLWDRHTDGRDQPASDARRKD from the coding sequence ATGACCTTCGCTGCTACCATCCTCACCCTCTATCCCGAGATGTTTCCCGGACCGCTGCGCCTGTCACTGGCCGGCCGCGCTCTGGAGGAGCAGAAGTGGTCGATCGACACGATCCAGATCCGTGACTTTGCGACCGACAAGCACCGTACCGTCGACGATACACCCGCAGGCGGCGGGGCAGGGATGGTGCTGAAAGCCGATGTACTTGGTCCGGCTCTCGACCATGCGATCCGCATGCAGCCCAAGGCTCCGATCCTTGTCATGACACCGCGCGGCAAGCCGATCACGCAGGAGCGTATCCGGGAGATTTCCGGCGGCCCCGGTGTCACTATCTTGTGCGGCCGCTTTGAAGGCTTCGACGAGCGGATCTTCGATGCCTATCCGCAGGTAGAGGAGGTCAGCCTGGCCGATATCGTCCTGTCGGGCGGAGAACCGGCTGCGCTGGCGATTCTCGATGCTTGCATTCGCCTGCTTCCCGGAGTAATGGGCGCGGCTTCTAGCGGGACCGAAGAGTCGTTCGAGGACGGCTTGCTCGAGTATCCGCAATATACCCGACCTCAGGAATGGGAAGGGCGCACGATCCCTGAAGTGCTGCGATCGGGGGATCATGCGAAAATCGCTGCTTGGCGCAAGGCAAGGAGCGAGGAAGACACACGGTTACGCAGGCCGGACCTTTGGGATCGTCATACTGATGGTCGGGACCAGCCTGCCTCTGATGCGCGGCGAAAAGATTGA